From Carettochelys insculpta isolate YL-2023 chromosome 22, ASM3395843v1, whole genome shotgun sequence, one genomic window encodes:
- the TNNI3 gene encoding troponin I, cardiac muscle isoform X2, whose product MADGEEIPCQEEEEEEEEDVVEEEEATEERPPEPEPPKPAPPPPPLRRKSSANYRAYATEPHAKRKSKITASRKLQLKTLMLQTAKQELEQEEGERGREKQRFLAERCAPLALDGLALAELQELCRELHARVGRVDEERYDMHVRVSKSITEIEDLNQKIFDLRGKFKRPALRRVRLSADAMMQALLGSKHKVSMDLRANLKQVKKDDAEKENREVGDWRKNIDAMSGMEGRKKKFETSGAGQG is encoded by the exons ATGGCGGACGG GGAGGAGATCCCC tgccaggaggaggaggaggaggaggaggaggatgtggtGGAGGAAGAAGAGGCCACCGAGGAGAGGCCCCCAGAACCAGAGCCCCCCaagccagcacccccacccccacccctccggcGCAAGTCCTCTGCCAACTACCGGGCCTATGCCACGGAGCCGCATGCCAAG AGAAAATCCAAGATCACAGCATCTCGGAAACTGCAGCTCAAG ACGCTGATGCTGCAGACGGccaagcaggagctggagcaggaggagggggagcggGGCCGGGAGAAGCAGCGGTTCCTGGCCGAGCGCTGCGCCCCCCTGGCCCTGGACGGCCTGGCCCTGGCCGAGCTGCAG GAGCTGTGCCGGGAGCTGCACGCCCGCGTGGGCCGGGTGGACGAGGAGCGCTACGACATGCACGTTCGGGTCAGCAAGAGCATCACCGAG atcGAGGACCTGAACCAGAAGATCTTTGACCTGCGGGGGAAGTTCAAGCGCCCGGCGCTGCGGCGGGTGCGGCTCTCGGCCGATGCCATGATGCAGGCCCTGCTGGGCTCCAAGCACAAGGTCTCCATGGACCTGCGCGCCAACCTCAAGCAGGTCAAGAAGGATGACGCCGAGAAG GAGAACCGGGAAGTGGGCGACTGGCGCAAGAACATCGATGCCATGAGCGGCATGGAGGGCAGGAAGAAGAAATTCGAGACCTCGGGCGCCGGGCAGGGCTGA
- the LOC142024437 gene encoding galactoside alpha-(1,2)-fucosyltransferase 2-like — translation MNKLNTRVPFRLAPFITLCLLVVLSISSWIFLDSWSPSWWQKNLLLSDVEKTLPTSAPEKGTWTVNSVGRLGNQMGEYATLYALAKLNGRQAYILPQMHQQLAPLFRITLPVVSHFMAWVTPWRNYELHDWMSEEYRHIEGKYVWLTGYPCSWTFYHHIRQEILREFSFHDHVKEEANQYLAGLRGQRQNVTYVGVHVRRGDYVRVMPQVWKGVVADRAYLEKAMGYFRAKYQEPVFVVTSNGMDWCRENIDTSRGDVYFSGDGKESSPGRDFALLAHCNHTIMTIGTFGIWAGYLAGGETIYLANYTLPDSPFLNLFKPEAAFLPEWIGIEADLSPLRSRTSG, via the coding sequence ATGAACAAACTGAACACCAGGGTCCCTTTCAGGCTAGCCCCCTTCATCACCCTTTGCTTGCTGGTCGTCCtgagcatctccagctggatattCCTGGACAGCTGGtcccccagctggtggcagaAGAATCTTTTGCTCAGTGACGTAGAGAAGACTCTACCCACCTCTGCCCCTGAGAAGGGCACGTGGACCGTGAACTCCGTCGGGCGCCTGGGGAACCAGATGGGGGAATACGCCACCCTCTACGCCCTGGCCAAGCTCAACGGGCGCCAGGCCTACATCCTCCCGCAGATGCATCAGCAGCTGGCGCCGCTCTTCCGCATCACCCTGCCCGTGGTCTCCCACTTCATGGCCTGGGTCACACCGTGGAGGAATTACGAGCTCCACGACTGGATGTCGGAGGAGTACAGGCACATCGAGGGGAAATACGTCTGGCTCACGGGCTACCCCTGCTCCTGGACCTTCTACCACCACATCCGGCAGGAGATCCTCCGGGAATTCTCCTTCCATGACCACGTCAAGGAGGAGGCCAACCAGTACCTGGCTGGGCTGCGAGGGCAGCGTCAGAACGTGACCTACGTGGGCGTCCATGTCCGGAGAGGGGACTACGTCCGGGTGATGCCCCAGGTCTGGAAGGGGGTGGTGGCGGACAGGGCCTACCTGGAGAAGGCCATGGGCTACTTCCGGGCCAAGTACCAGGAGCCGGTCTTCGTGGTTACCAGCAACGGGATGGATTGGTGCCGGGAGAACATTGACACCTCGCGGGGGGACGTGTATTTCTCGGGGGATGGGAAGGAGTCGTCGCCGGGGAGGGATTTCGCTCTCCTGGCCCATTGCAACCACACAATCATGACCATCGGGACCTTCGGCATCTGGGCCGGCTACCTGGCCGGGGGGGAGACCATCTATTTGGCCAATTACACCCTCCCTGATTCCCCCTTCCTCAACCTCTTCAAGCCCGAGGCTGCCTTCCTGCCCGAGTGGATCGGGATCGAGGCCGACCTCTCCCCACTGCGGAGCAGGACGTCTGGCTAG
- the LOC142024730 gene encoding galactoside alpha-(1,2)-fucosyltransferase 2-like yields MSLPHLCLLLEEGLKFSLPWPLHCRADLLPQMRRAMTCPLPGVAGQHGLFVCLYLLVLAGISAYLRLQRQVSYQGLKSPLPSNSTQPPPIRPTAGRGMWTVNSIGRLGNQMGEYATLYALAKLNGRQAYILPQMHQQLAPLFCITLPVISQDVLQHIPWRNYGLHDWMSEEYRHIEGKYVRLTGYPCSWTFYHHLRQEILREFSFHDHVKEEANQYLAGLRGQRQNVTYVGVHVRRGDYVRVMPQVWKGVVADKAYLEKAMGYFRAKYQEPVFVVTSNGMDWCRENIDTSRGDVYFSGDGKESSPGRDFALLAHCNHTIMTVGTFGIWAGYLAGGETIYLANYTLPDSPFLKLFKPEAAFLPEWIGIEADLSPLRSRTSG; encoded by the coding sequence ATGTCACTGCCCCACCTTTGCCTCCTCCTCGAGGAGGGGCTGAAATTCTCACTCCCTTGGCCCCTCCACTGCAGGGCAGACCTGCTTCCCCAGATGCGCCGAGCCAtgacctgccccctccctggcgtCGCTGGCCAGCACGGCCTCTTTGTCTGcctctacctgctggtcctcGCAGGCATCTCTGCCTATCTGCGGCTGCAGAGACAGGTTTCCTACCAGGGACTGAAGAGCCCCTTGCCCAGCAACTCCACGCAGCCCCCGCCCATCAGGCCCACCGCAGGGCGGGGTATGTGGACCGTGAACTCCATCGGGCGCCTGGGGAACCAGATGGGGGAATACGCCACCCTCTACGCCCTGGCCAAGCTCAACGGGCGCCAGGCCTACATCCTCCCGCAGATGCATCAGCAGCTGGCGCCGCTCTTCTGCATCACCCTGCCCGTGATCTCCCAGGACGTGCTCCAGCACATCCCATGGAGGAATTACGGGCTCCACGACTGGATGTCGGAGGAGTACAGGCACATCGAGGGGAAATATGTCCGGCTCACGGGCTACCCCTGCTCCTGGACCTTCTACCACCACCTCAGGCAGGAGATCCTCCGGGAATTCTCCTTCCATGACCACGTCAAGGAGGAGGCCAACCAGTACCTGGCTGGGCTGCGAGGGCAGCGTCAGAACGTGACCTACGTGGGCGTCCATGTCCGGAGAGGGGACTACGTCCGGGTGATGCCCCAGGTCTGGAAGGGGGTGGTGGCGGACAAGGCCTACCTGGAGAAGGCCATGGGCTACTTCCGGGCCAAGTACCAGGAGCCGGTCTTCGTGGTGACCAGCAACGGGATGGATTGGTGCCGGGAGAACATTGACACCTCGCGGGGGGACGTGTATTTCTCGGGGGACGGGAAGGAGTCGTCGCCGGGGAGGGATTTCGCTCTCCTGGCCCATTGCAACCACACAATCATGACCGTCGGGACCTTCGGCATCTGGGCCGGCTACCTGGCCGGTGGGGAGACCATCTACTTGGCCAATTACACCCTCCCTGACTCCCCCTTCCTCAAACTCTTTAAGCCCGAGGCCGCCTTCCTGCCCGAGTGGATCGGGATCGAGGCCGACCTCTCCCCACTACGGAGCAGGACATCTGGCTAA
- the TNNI3 gene encoding troponin I, cardiac muscle isoform X1 gives MWGDNSLTVGPAAGSFLAQCQEEEEEEEEDVVEEEEATEERPPEPEPPKPAPPPPPLRRKSSANYRAYATEPHAKRKSKITASRKLQLKTLMLQTAKQELEQEEGERGREKQRFLAERCAPLALDGLALAELQELCRELHARVGRVDEERYDMHVRVSKSITEIEDLNQKIFDLRGKFKRPALRRVRLSADAMMQALLGSKHKVSMDLRANLKQVKKDDAEKENREVGDWRKNIDAMSGMEGRKKKFETSGAGQG, from the exons ATGTGGGGGGACAATTCCCTGACGGTGGGACCAGCTGCCGGATCGTTTCTAGCCCAG tgccaggaggaggaggaggaggaggaggaggatgtggtGGAGGAAGAAGAGGCCACCGAGGAGAGGCCCCCAGAACCAGAGCCCCCCaagccagcacccccacccccacccctccggcGCAAGTCCTCTGCCAACTACCGGGCCTATGCCACGGAGCCGCATGCCAAG AGAAAATCCAAGATCACAGCATCTCGGAAACTGCAGCTCAAG ACGCTGATGCTGCAGACGGccaagcaggagctggagcaggaggagggggagcggGGCCGGGAGAAGCAGCGGTTCCTGGCCGAGCGCTGCGCCCCCCTGGCCCTGGACGGCCTGGCCCTGGCCGAGCTGCAG GAGCTGTGCCGGGAGCTGCACGCCCGCGTGGGCCGGGTGGACGAGGAGCGCTACGACATGCACGTTCGGGTCAGCAAGAGCATCACCGAG atcGAGGACCTGAACCAGAAGATCTTTGACCTGCGGGGGAAGTTCAAGCGCCCGGCGCTGCGGCGGGTGCGGCTCTCGGCCGATGCCATGATGCAGGCCCTGCTGGGCTCCAAGCACAAGGTCTCCATGGACCTGCGCGCCAACCTCAAGCAGGTCAAGAAGGATGACGCCGAGAAG GAGAACCGGGAAGTGGGCGACTGGCGCAAGAACATCGATGCCATGAGCGGCATGGAGGGCAGGAAGAAGAAATTCGAGACCTCGGGCGCCGGGCAGGGCTGA